In Paenibacillus guangzhouensis, a single window of DNA contains:
- a CDS encoding response regulator transcription factor: MENLKDKKILIVDDEPEIRIMIERFLRKEGFFRIFTAADCASALSICHTGKPDIVILDVMLPDGDGFSLLSSIRQFSETPILFLSARGEDEDRLLGLGLGADDYIVKPFLPRELVLRLMVILKRVFSSPVVERLSAFRLGEQIIDLDSAVVHRNDKELPLTAKEHAILVKLYENQNRIVTSDALCQAVWGDDSYGYENTLMVHIRRVREKIELDPSKPIHLLTVRGLGYKLLVKEIR, encoded by the coding sequence ATGGAAAATTTAAAAGACAAAAAAATATTAATTGTAGATGATGAACCGGAAATCAGAATTATGATAGAAAGATTTTTAAGAAAAGAGGGATTTTTCCGCATTTTCACAGCAGCCGACTGTGCTTCAGCTCTATCGATCTGCCACACAGGCAAGCCGGATATCGTGATTCTCGATGTCATGCTGCCTGATGGCGATGGATTCTCGCTTCTGTCTTCCATTAGACAGTTCTCGGAAACTCCTATTCTTTTTCTCTCCGCGCGGGGTGAGGATGAAGACCGATTGCTTGGACTAGGTTTGGGGGCAGATGATTACATTGTGAAGCCGTTTCTACCGCGGGAGCTGGTATTACGGCTTATGGTAATACTAAAGCGGGTCTTCTCCTCTCCCGTGGTGGAGCGCTTGTCTGCTTTTCGATTGGGAGAACAAATCATTGATCTGGATAGCGCTGTTGTGCACAGGAATGATAAAGAGCTGCCATTGACGGCAAAGGAACATGCGATTCTTGTAAAGTTGTACGAAAACCAGAATCGCATTGTCACAAGTGACGCCTTATGTCAGGCCGTTTGGGGAGATGACAGCTACGGATATGAAAATACATTAATGGTCCATATCAGGCGGGTACGTGAAAAAATCGAGCTCGATCCCTCCAAACCGATCCATCTTCTCACCGTCAGAGGACTGGGATATAAGTTGCTGGTGAAGGAGATACGTTAA
- a CDS encoding ABC transporter ATP-binding protein → MSALAIVQTQNLSKTYGEIHSVNKVDLHVQEGEIYGFLGPNGAGKTTTLKMLLGLIKPTEGTINIFGESISKHRPSILQRTGSLIESPSYYGHLTGLENMKVMQRLRNVPDKNVDEALRIVRLENQKNKKAEQYSLGMKQRLGIAMALLAFPKLLILDEPTNGLDPAGIGEIRELIKSLPERYGITILLSSHLLSEIEQIATSVGIISEGNLLYQGSMDSLRQKNRNAIFMKTGDNAKAEQLLFAQGYRPTQSGGRLELSNIQDSEVAEMNRLLVEHQIAVTRIEEQKKSLEDIFLELTGKERSL, encoded by the coding sequence ATGAGCGCATTAGCAATTGTGCAAACGCAAAATCTGTCCAAAACGTATGGGGAAATTCACAGTGTGAATAAAGTTGATTTACATGTACAGGAGGGAGAAATCTATGGGTTTCTGGGCCCAAACGGAGCGGGGAAAACGACTACGCTAAAAATGCTGCTCGGACTCATTAAGCCTACTGAAGGGACAATTAACATTTTCGGGGAAAGCATAAGCAAACATCGACCATCCATACTGCAACGTACCGGATCACTGATTGAATCTCCCTCCTACTACGGACATTTGACAGGGCTTGAGAATATGAAGGTCATGCAGCGCCTGCGGAACGTGCCAGATAAAAACGTAGATGAGGCGCTTCGTATTGTACGGCTGGAAAATCAGAAGAACAAAAAAGCTGAACAATATTCGCTAGGAATGAAGCAACGACTGGGAATCGCAATGGCCCTGCTGGCCTTTCCCAAGCTGTTGATCCTCGATGAACCGACGAACGGTCTTGATCCCGCAGGCATTGGTGAAATTCGGGAGCTTATCAAATCGTTACCCGAACGCTATGGAATAACGATATTGCTCTCCAGCCACCTTCTCTCGGAGATCGAACAGATCGCTACCTCAGTAGGCATTATCAGCGAAGGGAATCTGTTGTATCAGGGCAGTATGGACAGCCTGCGGCAAAAAAATAGAAACGCCATTTTTATGAAAACGGGAGACAATGCCAAAGCGGAGCAGCTACTATTCGCGCAAGGATACCGTCCAACACAAAGCGGAGGCCGGCTTGAGCTTAGCAATATTCAGGATTCGGAAGTGGCGGAAATGAACAGATTGCTTGTTGAGCATCAAATCGCTGTCACACGGATCGAGGAGCAGAAGAAAAGTCTGGAGGATATCTTCCTTGAGTTGACAGGAAAGGAGCGGAGCTTGTGA
- a CDS encoding ABC transporter permease, which translates to MIKLLGLEYFKIRRKKIWIMIILFLVVEMLWAFMSISRSIASNPDHAVWESIFFSISSMNGFFMPIISAVVVSRICDMEHKGSTWKMLVATNVGRRHLYAAKYISTNSLLLYGICVQALFIIVFGVIKDFHGTLPIDLLFRFIGGTLLTTLAVTALQQWISFAIKNQAFALCMGMLGSFIGMTAGLFPAAIRHIFIWSYYLDLSPVTYRYAEYAGAYLVQPLSFGIVVGALIMTVLFYIAGNIHVSRQEI; encoded by the coding sequence GTGATCAAGTTATTAGGACTGGAATATTTCAAAATCCGTCGCAAAAAAATATGGATTATGATTATCTTATTTCTTGTCGTAGAGATGCTGTGGGCTTTTATGTCCATTAGCCGGTCCATTGCGAGCAATCCGGATCACGCCGTTTGGGAATCTATTTTTTTTAGTATATCCTCCATGAATGGCTTTTTTATGCCGATTATTTCAGCCGTTGTTGTCTCGCGCATTTGTGATATGGAGCATAAAGGATCGACCTGGAAAATGCTTGTTGCTACCAATGTGGGACGCAGGCATCTCTACGCGGCGAAGTATATTAGCACCAATAGTCTGCTCCTGTATGGCATCTGTGTACAAGCTTTATTCATCATCGTGTTTGGGGTCATAAAGGATTTCCACGGTACGCTTCCTATTGATCTACTATTCCGGTTCATTGGGGGGACCCTACTGACAACTCTTGCTGTCACAGCACTTCAGCAATGGATTTCTTTTGCTATTAAAAATCAAGCGTTTGCGCTGTGCATGGGCATGCTAGGCAGTTTCATCGGAATGACCGCCGGATTATTTCCGGCTGCGATTAGACATATTTTTATCTGGTCTTACTATTTGGATCTCAGTCCGGTTACTTATCGATACGCCGAGTATGCGGGCGCCTATCTAGTACAGCCATTAAGCTTTGGAATTGTAGTGGGGGCGTTGATAATGACCGTCCTGTTCTATATCGCCGGGAACATCCATGTAAGCCGGCAGGAAATCTGA
- a CDS encoding ABC transporter permease, with product MKRSISAEWLKLRHSRISLVIAVLPIISLLIGCANYYLNQGALQNGWYSLWTQVSLFYGVFFLPILIAICCSYICRLEHLNRNWNMVMTSPVSVTSVFLAKWIVVSILILFAQVLFLGLYWLAGTLLSLPGPFPVKTIGWTIRGWYACMSISALQLGLSLRIRSFATPIGISLCAVFIGLGMYIAKLGILFPFSLLNIGMRVMSQDKLTDLQIFLFWMINLAFIIIFSSMSIRRLKNKDIVSS from the coding sequence ATGAAACGAAGTATTTCTGCTGAATGGCTCAAACTGCGTCATTCCCGGATCAGTCTTGTCATCGCTGTACTTCCAATCATAAGTCTGTTGATTGGATGTGCGAATTATTATTTGAACCAGGGCGCCCTGCAAAATGGTTGGTATAGCCTGTGGACCCAGGTCAGTCTGTTTTACGGTGTGTTTTTCCTACCTATTCTCATTGCCATCTGTTGTTCCTACATATGCAGACTGGAGCATTTAAACCGAAATTGGAATATGGTCATGACCTCTCCTGTATCAGTTACCAGTGTGTTTCTTGCCAAATGGATTGTCGTTAGCATTTTAATCTTGTTCGCGCAAGTGCTGTTCTTGGGACTCTACTGGCTTGCAGGTACCTTACTCTCCTTACCCGGGCCTTTCCCTGTAAAGACGATAGGTTGGACGATACGTGGATGGTATGCATGTATGTCTATTAGCGCTCTTCAATTGGGACTTTCGCTGCGGATCCGCAGCTTCGCCACGCCTATCGGCATTAGTCTCTGTGCGGTCTTTATTGGTCTTGGCATGTATATTGCCAAGCTCGGAATATTGTTCCCGTTCTCATTGCTCAACATTGGCATGCGTGTGATGAGTCAGGATAAGTTGACTGATCTGCAGATCTTTCTATTTTGGATGATCAATTTAGCTTTCATTATTATTTTTTCGTCGATGTCTATTCGCCGGTTGAAGAATAAAGATATCGTCTCATCCTGA
- a CDS encoding YxeA family protein yields the protein MKKMLLVLGLIIVIGTCLWMFFFNPEKLNPETSAGKTIYYAMITGLGVQDENGRYKYELTSYNEGGNEKKLGFSAGKQLREGAYIQLYHTLIRGVTYWEEVTFAELPKAVQEQYQQ from the coding sequence ATGAAAAAAATGTTGCTAGTGCTGGGACTCATCATTGTGATTGGGACATGCTTGTGGATGTTCTTCTTCAACCCGGAGAAGCTGAATCCTGAGACTTCTGCGGGAAAAACAATCTATTATGCGATGATAACCGGACTTGGTGTGCAAGATGAGAATGGGCGTTATAAGTATGAGCTGACTTCCTATAATGAGGGAGGGAATGAAAAGAAGCTTGGTTTTTCGGCAGGAAAGCAATTGAGAGAAGGAGCTTATATTCAGCTATATCACACGTTGATTCGGGGCGTAACATACTGGGAAGAGGTTACCTTCGCAGAGTTGCCGAAGGCGGTTCAGGAGCAATATCAACAATAA
- a CDS encoding GyrI-like domain-containing protein, which yields MSELGVKDNTCRVVKRGFSAVGIRHEAKYSEYPTVIPQSFDSLISRMEEIQNRTGEKLALYEPGNYAPDNLGTYYTTAQVTEIGSIPQGMVSQTTPVCTYAVYTHKGEIWKIGDAYGSLNRWIDENGYKHSKGWVVELMDERFNPTSPESELEIYTPIEEK from the coding sequence ATGAGCGAACTAGGCGTTAAAGATAACACGTGTAGAGTGGTCAAAAGAGGATTCTCAGCAGTTGGAATCAGGCATGAAGCGAAGTATTCAGAATACCCAACCGTAATTCCGCAATCATTTGACTCTTTAATAAGTCGTATGGAGGAAATCCAAAATCGAACTGGTGAAAAATTGGCTCTGTACGAACCGGGTAATTATGCACCTGATAACCTTGGAACCTACTATACAACCGCTCAAGTCACAGAGATTGGTTCTATTCCACAAGGAATGGTAAGCCAGACCACTCCTGTGTGCACTTATGCTGTCTATACGCACAAAGGTGAGATTTGGAAAATAGGTGATGCTTATGGTTCTCTTAACCGTTGGATTGATGAGAATGGCTACAAACATAGTAAAGGTTGGGTAGTGGAGTTGATGGACGAAAGATTTAATCCGACTTCACCTGAAAGTGAGCTAGAGATTTATACGCCAATCGAAGAGAAATAG
- a CDS encoding phosphodiester glycosidase family protein, with translation MDTKSNRTYVPIRYLSEQLKYSVAWNEQAQEITVSKEQNKIILTIGKKTAIWNDNTIQVDAAPFVRGGVAYVPIRVMIDAMNLPLEWDKSGSTLVFQNGEQPSKLPIISLDRVVSSQPITKKQQTFNVGQKQIKATILQIDLLSKDIQLGVAVANNKIGTVDSLKHMATVNNAVAAMNGTYFAAYSNTGIQNPFGYIVQNGTVVNKSPGDNRSVLVFTKDNQVEIVSGKDFQIRVKEEQVYGALQAGPRLVTNGKVTVDPATEGFRDPKILTNSGARSAVGVTKDHKLILVTVPGAKVTELAQVMLQAGAYQAMGLDGGASSGLYYQGSYLTSPGRELSNALLIYQSKS, from the coding sequence ATGGATACAAAATCCAATCGAACTTATGTACCAATCCGCTATTTGAGTGAGCAATTGAAGTATAGTGTGGCTTGGAACGAGCAAGCTCAAGAGATTACTGTAAGTAAGGAACAGAATAAGATCATTCTCACAATAGGAAAGAAGACGGCAATTTGGAATGATAACACGATTCAGGTAGATGCTGCACCATTCGTGCGCGGAGGAGTTGCCTATGTACCGATTCGCGTCATGATTGATGCGATGAACCTACCTTTGGAATGGGATAAATCTGGTTCTACGCTGGTCTTTCAAAATGGTGAACAACCCTCGAAATTGCCTATTATTTCACTAGATCGCGTGGTATCGTCACAGCCAATAACGAAGAAACAGCAAACGTTCAATGTCGGTCAAAAACAGATAAAAGCCACGATCCTGCAAATCGATCTGTTGAGCAAGGATATTCAGTTAGGTGTTGCTGTAGCTAACAACAAGATTGGAACAGTAGATTCTTTAAAGCATATGGCAACAGTTAATAATGCTGTGGCAGCAATGAATGGAACGTATTTTGCTGCGTATTCTAACACAGGGATACAGAATCCATTTGGATATATCGTGCAGAATGGAACTGTAGTAAATAAGAGTCCAGGTGATAACCGATCTGTTTTGGTGTTCACGAAAGATAATCAAGTGGAAATAGTGTCAGGGAAAGACTTTCAGATACGTGTGAAGGAAGAACAAGTATATGGTGCCCTGCAGGCGGGTCCGCGGCTTGTGACAAACGGAAAAGTTACAGTTGATCCAGCAACAGAAGGATTCAGGGATCCAAAGATTCTTACCAACAGCGGTGCTCGCAGTGCAGTGGGGGTAACAAAAGACCATAAACTCATATTGGTAACCGTACCGGGTGCGAAAGTGACGGAACTGGCACAAGTGATGCTGCAGGCAGGTGCGTATCAAGCGATGGGACTAGATGGTGGGGCATCGAGCGGTTTGTACTATCAAGGTTCTTATCTAACATCTCCTGGTCGTGAATTGAGCAATGCACTACTCATTTATCAAAGCAAATCATAA
- a CDS encoding NUDIX hydrolase: protein MVHEQPKHTVSVSAYVMNERGEVLLLRTHWRSDTWEMPGGNVEVGEPLDVAVYREFLEETGIVIRPLGVTGVYYNATKHVLSVVFKAEYVSGEIKIQPEEIIEARYVELNESNIDQYITRPNQKSRTLDAMRAKCFIPYETWEVSPTFNLLSRLYNE, encoded by the coding sequence ATGGTACACGAACAACCAAAACATACTGTTTCTGTTTCCGCTTACGTTATGAATGAGAGAGGTGAAGTATTATTACTACGGACACATTGGCGTTCAGATACTTGGGAAATGCCAGGGGGGAACGTTGAGGTTGGCGAACCTTTAGATGTAGCAGTTTATAGGGAGTTTCTTGAAGAGACTGGGATTGTAATCCGCCCTCTAGGGGTTACGGGTGTGTACTATAATGCAACGAAGCATGTTTTATCAGTTGTTTTTAAGGCTGAGTATGTGAGTGGAGAAATAAAAATTCAACCAGAAGAGATTATAGAAGCCAGATATGTTGAGTTAAATGAATCGAATATAGACCAATATATAACCCGTCCAAACCAAAAATCTCGTACACTAGATGCGATGCGTGCAAAATGTTTTATTCCGTATGAAACCTGGGAAGTAAGTCCGACATTTAACTTATTGTCTAGGTTATACAACGAGTAA